The Cellulosimicrobium sp. ES-005 genome segment TGACGGTTCTTCCTGGCTCCAGCCTCCCGGCTCCTCCCAGCTCTGGACTCGTCGGCTCCCGGATCGGCTGCCGGCCATCGGCTCGGGGCCGGGGAGTCGTGAGGGGGTCAGTCGTGCACGACGACGCGCGCCCGCGCACCCGGCCACGCGCACCGGACCCAGTCCTCGGCTCGCGCGACGACCGCGTCGCGCACGCCGGGCTCGCGGAGCCGGTCCGCGGGGGAGCGACGGACGTCGGCGCCGCCCAGCCCGCCCGCGCCCGTGCCGCGTCCGGCCGCGTCGCCCGCGGGTCCGTGCAGCGGGCGCACCTCGACGTGCACGACGTCGTCCGCAGCCTCGTCGGGCGAGGTCGCCCCGGTCGTCGCCCGGCTGGGGGCGGACGGGGTGGTCGGGCGCGCCGTCCACGCCCCGGCCACGCGTCCGTCGACGAGCACCGTCGCCGCGACCTGCCCGTTGATGCTCACGACGCTCTTGACCGGCACGTCGCCGAGGATCCGCGTCCGGTCGTCGTGCGCGAGGACGAGGTTGTCGAAGTCGCCCGCGAGGACCGTCGGCACGGGCGCGTCGCCGGGCGGGCGGGGCGCGTCGGGGAGGTCGAAGAGCTCCTTGCCGTCCGGGCCGGTGAACGTCACGAGCGCGGGACACAGCACCTCGAACGCGGGCTTGAGCCGGGTCAGGCCCGACCACTGCTGCGCGTCGACCACGGAGGCCGGGGCGAACGCCGCCAGGTAGCGCCGCACGAGCCCGACGCGGGTCGCGAGGACGGCGTCGGGGTCCGTGTCGTGCGCGACCGCGTCGAGGACCGGGTCGGAGCGGCCCAGCCAGGCCTGCGCCGTCGTCCACGTGGTGGTGGTCCCCGGCCCGCTCGCGCCCCAGAGCCCGCGCGGCGGCACCTGGACCAGCGGCAGCAGGCAGCGCGCACCGTACGCGAGGTGCTTGGGATCGACGTCGGGCCACCGCACCGCGAGGCGCCTGCCGAGCTCGACCGAGGTGAGCGGCTCGTCGAGCAGGTCGCGCGCGACCTCCTCGAGGTCGTCGAGGTCCACGTCCGCGAGGGCCGCGCCGTGCTGGTTCTTCGCCCGCAGGTACGCGGCGAGCGTCGGCCGCACCAGCGCCGTGACCCCCAGCGCGTCGTCCGCGGCGACCAGGTGCACCGTCCCGCGCAGCGCGCCCACGCGCACGACCGCACGGTCGGTGAGCAGCGCGCCCAGGTCGTCGGGCGCGAACGCCGCGAGCCGCGACCACAGGGCGGGGTACGGCGACGACGGCACCTGCGACTGGAGCCCCACGAGATGCCGCACCTCGTCCAGCACCGACGCCTCGCAGGGGGCGTCGAGGTGCTGGCGCGCGAGCAGCGCACGGTTGAGGTCGTCGTGGCTCAGCCGCGGCCCGAACCGCCCGTCGCCCATCGGCGGGTCAGGACAGCACGATCGCGAGCGCAGGGATGAGGAACGTCGCGAGGAGCGCCGCCACGACGATCATCGCGACGCGACGGTTGCGCCGTGCGCGCTGTCGGGGATCGGTGGGCTGCCAGGCCACGGGGTACTCCTGAGCTCGGTGGAACGACCCGCACGACCCTACCTCGCCCCTGAGGGAACGACCTCGACCGCCGAGGTAGAACCGCCGGTCGCGAGGTAGGACGCCCGGAGCTCTCTCTCGCGACCGGAGGCTCTACCTCGCGGTCGGCGGGCCCGGACGTCAGAGGCGGCCGGCGGCCTTGAGGGCGAGGTAGGTGTCGGCGAGGCGGGGGGCGAGGTCGTCGGGGAGGGCGTCGACGACCTCGACGCCGCGCTGGCGCAGGACGGTCGTCACGGCGGCGCGCTCGATCTCCCCGCGGGCCGCCGCGGCGGCGTCGTACGCCTCGGCGGTGCCGCTGCGGCCGTCACGCAGGGCGGCGACCTCGGGGTCGCCCGCGGCGGCGAGCACGACCTGGTGCTTGGCCGTGAGCTGCCCGACGACGGGGAGCAGCCCGGTCTCGACGGCGGCGGGATCGAGGGTCGACAGGAGCACGACGAGCGCGCGCTGCGACAGGCGCTCGTGGACGGTGCCGACGAGTCCCGGCCAGTCGGTCTCGAGGAGCGCGGGTTCGAGCGGTGCGAGGGCGTCCGCCATGGCGGGCATGAGGCGCGGGCCGGCCGCCCCGGCGACGCGCGAGCGCACGGTGCGGTCGTACGCGACGAGCTCGACGCGGTCGCCCGCGCGGCCGGCGAGCGCGGCGAGCAGGAGCGCGGCCTCGATGCTCGCGTCGAGGCGCGGCTCGTCGCCGACGCGGGTCGCGGACGTGCGGGACGTGTCGACGACGATGAGCACGCGCCGGTCGCGCTCGGGGCGCCACGTGCGCACGACCATGTCCCGGCCGCGGGCGGACGCGCGCCAGTCGATCGAGCGGACGTCGTCGCCGAGCACGTACTCGCGCAGCGAGTCGAACTCGGTGCCCTCGCCGCGCACCTGCACCGCGGCGCGACCGTCCATCTCGCGCAGGCGCGCGAGCCGGCTCGGCAGGTGACGGCGGGACGCGAACTCGGGGAGCACGCGCAGCCGGCCGGGCACGGTGATCGAGGCCTGGCGCGCGGCGAGGCGCAGCGGGCCGAACGAGCGGATCGTGACCCGGTCGGCGACGCGCTCGCCGCGCCGCGTGGGCACGAGGACGGTC includes the following:
- a CDS encoding winged helix DNA-binding domain-containing protein, which encodes MGDGRFGPRLSHDDLNRALLARQHLDAPCEASVLDEVRHLVGLQSQVPSSPYPALWSRLAAFAPDDLGALLTDRAVVRVGALRGTVHLVAADDALGVTALVRPTLAAYLRAKNQHGAALADVDLDDLEEVARDLLDEPLTSVELGRRLAVRWPDVDPKHLAYGARCLLPLVQVPPRGLWGASGPGTTTTWTTAQAWLGRSDPVLDAVAHDTDPDAVLATRVGLVRRYLAAFAPASVVDAQQWSGLTRLKPAFEVLCPALVTFTGPDGKELFDLPDAPRPPGDAPVPTVLAGDFDNLVLAHDDRTRILGDVPVKSVVSINGQVAATVLVDGRVAGAWTARPTTPSAPSRATTGATSPDEAADDVVHVEVRPLHGPAGDAAGRGTGAGGLGGADVRRSPADRLREPGVRDAVVARAEDWVRCAWPGARARVVVHD
- a CDS encoding DUF58 domain-containing protein is translated as MALTWRAVVLTALGIVPVLLFPVPGTVLVWTLLVVALCALDASLAASPRRVAIERRVPGSVRLTDTTTSRLTLTNLAPRRLRALVRDAWPPSAGTQVNRHPVDLPPGEATRVTTVLVPTRRGERVADRVTIRSFGPLRLAARQASITVPGRLRVLPEFASRRHLPSRLARLREMDGRAAVQVRGEGTEFDSLREYVLGDDVRSIDWRASARGRDMVVRTWRPERDRRVLIVVDTSRTSATRVGDEPRLDASIEAALLLAALAGRAGDRVELVAYDRTVRSRVAGAAGPRLMPAMADALAPLEPALLETDWPGLVGTVHERLSQRALVVLLSTLDPAAVETGLLPVVGQLTAKHQVVLAAAGDPEVAALRDGRSGTAEAYDAAAAARGEIERAAVTTVLRQRGVEVVDALPDDLAPRLADTYLALKAAGRL